The Halobacillus amylolyticus nucleotide sequence TTGGCCACATGAATCCCATAACTCTGATCAGCCGCCCCTTCTTGAATTTGGTGAAGAAATACGACATTTCCTTCATATTCTTCCGCCCGTACATGAATATTTTTCAAACGGTCCAGCTGATCTGTAAGGGAAGTTAGTTCATGGTAATGGGTGGAAAACAGTGTCTTCGCACGAATTTTTTCATGAATATGTTCAACAATCGCCTGCGCAAGAGCCATGCCGTCATACGTACTTGTCCCACGGCCAATCTCATCTAGTAAAATCATACTTTGCTCTGTCGCATGGCTGAGGGCATGATTAGCCTCAAGCATTTCTACCATAAAAGTACTCTGCCCTGAGACAAGGTCATCCGCCGCCCCTATCCTTGTAAAAATCTGATCAAACACCGGCAGTGAAGCAGCTTCACACGGTACAAAACTGCCCATTTGGGCCATAATTGCTGTTAAAGCAAGCTGCCTCATATAGGTGCTTTTCCCTGACATGTTCGGGCCAGTAATCAGCAAAACATCTGTTGAGTCATCCATATAAATATCGTTCGGGACAAATGACTCTCCCTTCATCACTTGCTCCACAACTGGATGTCTACCTTGTTTAATGTCAATGATACGTTCATTAGTAAATAAGGGACGGCTGTAGCCATTCTGATCAGCACTTTGTGCGAAGCCTTGCAATACATCAATGCGGCTGATTTGTTCGGCTAATTTTTGCAATTCCTGGACATAGCTTTTTACTTGCTCGCGGACGTCTAGAAATAGCTGATATTCAAGGTCAACACTTTTTTCTTGCGCTTCCAATATTAATGTTTCTTTTTCTTTAAGCTCTGGGGTAATAAACCGTTCAGCATTTGTTAACGTCTGCTTGCGCTCATATCGATCTTCCGACAGGTGGGGCAGGTTTGCTTTTGTGACTTCAATATAGTAACCAAACACACGGTTGTAGCCGATTTTCAATGATTTAATTCCAGTTTCAGCACGTTCTTTCCCTTCAAGCTCAGCAATCCACTTCTTGCCGTTTTTTGATGCATCTCGGTATTCATCAAGTTGACGATTGTAACCATCACGAATCATGCCGCCCTCTTTAATTGTGATAGGCGGATCATCAGCTAAACTTTCTTCCAGCAGTTGTTTTAAGGATTCCTGTTGATCAATTTCCTTATAAAGATTCGTAAGAGAGGGATGATCAAATTGCCCAAGTGTTGTTAAAATCTCTGGAATTTTTGCCAGAGAATTTCTAAGCTGAATTAAATCCTTAGCATTGACATTACCAAAAGCAACGCGTCCTGCTAATCTCTCCAAATCATAAACAGAGGTAAGTTGTTCACGCAGTGTTTCCCGTTCAAAAAACTGTGCTAGCAAGCCCTCGACCTGGTCGTGCCTTGTATTCATCTCATTTCCGGACAACAACGGTCGCTCGAGCCACTTTTTAAGCGTACGAGACCCCATCGCTGTAATCGTATGGTCAATAACAGAAAGAAGGCTGCCCTTTTTCCCCTGTTTCCTTAACGTTTCAACAAGTTCAAGGTTACGCTTAGAATACATGTCAAGCGACATATATTGCTTCAACTCAATGGGCTGAACCGGGCGCAGGTGGTCTAATGAACGCTTCTGTGTATGTTCAATATAATGAAGCAGACGTCCAAAGCCCTGCACGAATTTGTCTTGATGAATCGCTTCTATTAAATGGTTAAACTCGTCTTGGACTTCGGTTTGATCACAAAAAGAAACCGTATAGCCTAGCCGCTCCTTGAGCAGTATCTGACGGTCCTCATCGAAATCACTGGCCACCACCACTTCTTTAACAGGCCTGTTGAACAGTTCACTCATGACGGCATCAAACCCATTTGAAATGAGGGCGATACTATTCTCCCCGTGGTTAAATCATTATAGCTTACCGTGAACGTACCATCGTTGAATTCACTTACAGAAGCAAGATAATTGTTCTCTTTTTCATCAAGCATACTCCCTTCCATTACCGTTCCTGGAGTAATTAATTGAACAACCTCTCGCTTCACAACGCCTTTTGCAACCTTGGGATCTTCAACTTGTTCACAAATCGCTACTTTAAACCCTTTTTCTATCAGCTGCTTTATGTAATTTTCTGCAGAGTGATACGGAACACCACACATTGGAATCCGATCCTTATCTCCGCCATCACGACTCGTTAATGTAATTTCAAGCTCTTTTGACGCGTTGAGCGCATCGTCAAAAAACATTTCATAAAAATCTCCTAATCTAAAAAACAAAAAAGCATCCTTGTGCTCCGCTTTCACCTTCAAATATTGCTGCATCATAGGCGTGTATTGTGCCATTACTACAATCCTCCAAAACGTACGAAATTCTACATATCGTCATTATATCACATCAATCGCCACCTCTTGAACGAAAGACATACGTAAATGATGGTAAAAAAAAAGAATGCCCCGCTGAATCAGCAAGGACATTCATATTCACTCTTCACTGCTGCTACTGCTGCTGCTTGGCAGGAAATCAGTCTCAATATCAGAGAAATCATCAGAAGATAAATCATACTCGTAGTCATCGTCTTTTTCACAACCGTTTGGATCCACTTTTACGCATAGCTTCGTTTCACCAATAACATCAACGATAAATTCGCGTTCAACTTCAACAACAATTTTCTGTCCTTGGGCTGCAATCTTGCATTCTAAACAATTAGGCTGTTGAACAGCTTTGGCAACAACTTCTAAATCATCGCTGATACAATTCTCGTCTTTCACGGATAATCGCACATGATCACAATAATTGACGCGTTCCGTTACAACTTCTGTCTTTGTATTATCATTATAAGAGTACCAAACGTTTATATCGTAACTTCCCGTGACTTCAACATGGTCGCCTTTCTTCTTAGCATTGTAAATATGATTGATTACCCAGCAGCCTAAAATACTAGTTGGACGATGAGATGGGCTGATCGTGTTGGTTGCTTCGGTGAATTTTTTACCTTTTCCACATACAGCCTTTGTAATAATTTCGCGATAATCCCGTTCAAAGAATGACATAGCAACACTCCTCCTTAATCTACGACCCATTTTATGCAGGTCATGGGCGAATGGTGATACAAAAAAAGAATCGATGACTACAAAACGTTTGTACTCCCATCCTATGCAAACGCCCAGGAAATTGTACCAAAAAAAGCGAAAGTGCCTTGGGTAGGCTTTAAAAAGAATAGGCAGATGCCGCAGCGGGGCGGTCCCATAAGGAGTTACATAAGTAAAAGTGTGAAATATATGTTTTCGTGTAAACACATTCAAAAAAG carries:
- a CDS encoding outer spore coat protein CotE — translated: MSFFERDYREIITKAVCGKGKKFTEATNTISPSHRPTSILGCWVINHIYNAKKKGDHVEVTGSYDINVWYSYNDNTKTEVVTERVNYCDHVRLSVKDENCISDDLEVVAKAVQQPNCLECKIAAQGQKIVVEVEREFIVDVIGETKLCVKVDPNGCEKDDDYEYDLSSDDFSDIETDFLPSSSSSSSEE